In Leptospira sp. WS58.C1, a single genomic region encodes these proteins:
- a CDS encoding Crp/Fnr family transcriptional regulator, which yields MDQKDLPWEKIYETVNRISPVPIEVWKKSEQLYTIRKLGYGDFLIKQGAQASEFAFVFSGVLREYYLTNQGNEYIKSFNFPGDFTGSYFDLLTEQPSTCNIRAITDCELAVAKFSEFRKLFYQDIAWERLGRIFAENLFLKKARREYELLALSAEERYDLLLQSRPDIEDLIPQYHIASYLGITPVSLSRIRAKRK from the coding sequence ATGGATCAGAAAGATCTGCCTTGGGAAAAAATTTATGAGACTGTGAACCGGATCTCTCCCGTCCCGATAGAAGTTTGGAAAAAATCGGAACAACTATATACGATCCGTAAATTAGGATACGGAGATTTTCTGATCAAACAAGGAGCGCAAGCTTCGGAGTTCGCCTTCGTATTCTCAGGAGTTTTGAGAGAATATTATCTCACCAACCAAGGAAACGAGTATATTAAAAGTTTCAATTTCCCGGGAGACTTTACAGGATCCTATTTCGATCTTCTTACTGAACAACCTTCTACCTGCAATATTAGAGCGATCACAGATTGCGAACTTGCAGTCGCAAAATTTTCCGAATTCAGAAAACTATTCTACCAAGATATAGCCTGGGAAAGATTGGGCCGGATATTTGCAGAAAATTTATTCTTAAAAAAAGCAAGAAGAGAATATGAACTCTTAGCGCTCAGTGCGGAAGAAAGATACGATCTACTTTTACAATCCAGACCAGATATAGAAGACCTTATTCCTCAATATCATATCGCTTCTTATCTGGGGATCACGCCTGTGTCATTGAGCAGGATCCGAGCGAAGAGGAAATAA
- a CDS encoding alpha/beta fold hydrolase — protein sequence METVLENKTLSPKLPSGYFISKLGRIAYWIEGKGKPIFLLHSAGHDHNDFESILPSLSEKYKVISLDWPGHGLSENPQPATSASAVEYAEILPEMVQQLAPEGGIFIGNSLGGFASMNLAVQRPELVKGLVIVDTGGLNDPDWITKSFAGLKSKVWFTGLVWNFFPNHYIKIRNKYTESILTRIKERENVEGAKEVNASIWKSFLDEKHDLREKVSQIQAPTLIVWGEFDPVIDPKLALRLHEKVKGSKLAYLKTGHVPFAENPKEFLKVALPFLDSI from the coding sequence ATGGAAACGGTTTTAGAGAACAAAACTTTATCCCCGAAATTACCCAGCGGATATTTTATTTCCAAATTAGGAAGGATCGCCTATTGGATAGAAGGAAAAGGGAAACCGATTTTCCTACTCCATTCCGCGGGACATGATCATAACGATTTTGAATCTATTCTACCAAGTTTATCAGAAAAATATAAAGTGATTTCTTTGGATTGGCCGGGACACGGATTATCCGAAAATCCGCAACCGGCAACATCCGCTTCCGCGGTGGAATATGCCGAAATTTTACCCGAAATGGTCCAACAACTTGCTCCGGAAGGAGGGATTTTTATCGGCAATTCGCTCGGAGGATTCGCTTCCATGAATCTTGCGGTCCAAAGACCGGAGCTTGTAAAAGGACTTGTGATCGTGGACACCGGAGGATTAAACGATCCGGATTGGATCACCAAAAGTTTTGCAGGACTGAAATCCAAGGTTTGGTTTACAGGACTCGTTTGGAACTTCTTCCCGAACCACTATATAAAGATCAGGAACAAATACACAGAGTCCATTCTGACCAGGATCAAGGAGAGAGAAAATGTGGAGGGAGCAAAAGAAGTGAACGCTTCTATTTGGAAAAGTTTTTTGGACGAAAAACATGATTTAAGAGAGAAAGTCTCTCAGATCCAAGCGCCTACGTTAATCGTATGGGGAGAATTTGACCCGGTGATAGATCCGAAACTTGCACTTAGGCTTCATGAAAAAGTAAAAGGTTCGAAACTGGCCTATCTGAAAACCGGACATGTACCTTTTGCCGAAAATCCGAAAGAATTCCTAAAGGTTGCCCTTCCTTTTTTGGATTCCATATAA
- the sigJ gene encoding RNA polymerase sigma factor SigJ has product MSAQERLDQFIENKGLVFGIAYKMTGSVVEAEDIVQETFLRWERSKEEKIRSPKAFLSTVAARLSLDSLRKAKRKRETYIGPWLPEPLAPAPIEEEPDPETLDLAFLHLLEKLNPIERAVFLLRESFAMEYDSIAKVVGKNQENCRQILKRAKESLKSDRKKYDAPSETRKKIFRDFLLASSKGKPELLVPFLKEEIVLWSDGGGKVNAARIPIIGKERTSHFFIRTKSNRLKYRLDFYFGIVNGAETLIGYYKDQPAYLQSFLIEEDGISRIYSVLNPDKLSSMQNKQKLIEDGLIFPLENFLLFPHTYRNKVAKWLNPVAKLVKWAIVR; this is encoded by the coding sequence ATGAGCGCTCAAGAAAGACTAGATCAATTTATAGAAAACAAAGGTTTGGTCTTCGGGATTGCCTATAAGATGACAGGGAGCGTGGTAGAGGCAGAGGATATAGTGCAGGAGACTTTTCTGAGATGGGAAAGATCCAAAGAAGAAAAGATCAGATCTCCGAAAGCATTCTTATCCACTGTCGCGGCTAGACTCTCCTTGGATTCTTTAAGGAAAGCGAAAAGGAAAAGGGAAACCTATATCGGACCTTGGTTACCGGAGCCCCTGGCTCCGGCACCGATAGAAGAAGAGCCTGATCCGGAAACATTGGATCTGGCGTTCTTACATTTATTAGAAAAATTGAATCCTATCGAAAGAGCGGTTTTCCTACTTCGAGAAAGTTTTGCAATGGAATATGATTCCATCGCAAAAGTTGTCGGAAAAAATCAGGAGAACTGTAGACAGATCCTAAAACGAGCCAAAGAGTCGCTAAAATCGGATCGAAAAAAATACGACGCTCCATCCGAAACAAGAAAGAAGATCTTCCGTGATTTTTTATTAGCATCTTCCAAAGGAAAACCGGAGCTGCTGGTTCCTTTCTTAAAAGAAGAGATCGTTCTTTGGTCCGATGGCGGCGGGAAAGTAAACGCGGCAAGAATTCCGATCATTGGAAAGGAGAGGACCTCTCATTTTTTCATTAGGACAAAAAGTAATAGGTTAAAATACAGATTGGATTTCTATTTCGGAATAGTGAACGGAGCGGAAACGTTGATCGGTTATTACAAAGATCAACCCGCGTATCTGCAAAGCTTCCTTATAGAAGAAGACGGGATATCCAGAATTTATTCCGTTCTTAATCCGGATAAATTAAGTTCAATGCAGAACAAACAAAAGCTGATAGAAGATGGACTGATCTTTCCTTTAGAAAACTTTTTATTATTCCCTCATACTTACAGGAATAAGGTTGCAAAATGGCTAAACCCTGTGGCCAAACTAGTAAAATGGGCCATCGTACGATAG
- a CDS encoding NAD(P)/FAD-dependent oxidoreductase yields MSKKKVLIVGGGYAGIAAANRLSRKNSEVDITLITAEPTFREKIRNHQVIAGTKGKDFQIRNLLSPKVKLLIQRVEKIFPKENKVLLDNGTYFEYDYLGYTAGMRAGDPGTKGINYFSIASFQDSERLRKELSHRPDAKITVLGGGLSGIEVATELAENYPLAKITLLDSDKIGKNFSSNAVLYMKEVLKNLKVNLIEGERGEDLLEDKIKTSNGTQVLHDYCVISAGLVASDLGKNSGLGSNKIGQVYLNEYMQVPEYTNILGAGDGVKVPGEEYSYLRMACATALPMGIYLAERISNLLGNKSKIGQKPFRLAYVGRCVSLGRKEGLLQFLNYDDSPTEKIWTGKLGAIVKELICKFTVFSFKAEKYFDFYAIPQPKERPLVKQNEKFVTAEK; encoded by the coding sequence ATGTCAAAGAAGAAGGTATTGATCGTAGGAGGAGGTTATGCAGGTATCGCTGCAGCAAACCGATTGTCCCGCAAAAATTCGGAAGTAGATATCACTCTGATCACTGCAGAGCCGACCTTTAGGGAAAAGATCAGAAATCACCAAGTCATCGCAGGAACCAAAGGGAAAGATTTCCAGATCCGTAATTTATTGAGTCCAAAGGTAAAACTTCTGATCCAAAGAGTAGAAAAAATATTTCCGAAAGAGAACAAAGTGCTCTTAGATAACGGGACCTATTTCGAATACGATTATTTAGGTTATACCGCAGGAATGAGAGCCGGAGATCCTGGGACCAAAGGTATCAATTATTTTTCGATCGCAAGTTTTCAGGATTCGGAACGATTAAGAAAAGAATTAAGCCATCGCCCGGATGCGAAAATAACGGTATTAGGCGGCGGACTTTCCGGTATAGAAGTAGCAACGGAACTCGCAGAAAATTATCCCTTAGCGAAAATAACACTTTTGGATTCGGATAAGATCGGAAAAAATTTCTCTTCGAATGCGGTTCTTTATATGAAAGAAGTCCTGAAAAATCTGAAAGTAAACCTGATAGAAGGAGAAAGAGGCGAAGACCTATTGGAAGATAAGATTAAAACTTCCAATGGAACCCAAGTCCTTCACGATTATTGTGTGATTTCCGCAGGACTCGTCGCCTCCGATCTCGGAAAAAATTCCGGATTAGGATCAAATAAGATCGGCCAGGTATACCTGAATGAGTATATGCAAGTTCCTGAATATACAAATATTTTAGGCGCAGGTGACGGGGTAAAAGTTCCGGGAGAAGAATATTCCTATTTGAGAATGGCCTGTGCCACAGCGCTTCCTATGGGAATTTATCTGGCGGAAAGGATCTCCAACTTATTGGGAAATAAATCGAAGATAGGACAAAAACCTTTCCGATTGGCGTATGTAGGACGTTGTGTAAGTTTAGGAAGAAAAGAAGGCCTACTTCAATTCTTAAATTACGACGATAGTCCTACGGAAAAAATTTGGACCGGAAAATTAGGAGCTATTGTGAAAGAGCTTATTTGTAAATTCACAGTCTTCTCTTTTAAGGCCGAAAAATATTTCGATTTTTATGCGATCCCTCAACCTAAAGAAAGACCTTTAGTCAAACAAAACGAAAAATTCGTAACGGCAGAAAAATGA
- a CDS encoding cytochrome-c peroxidase — protein sequence MKRIFFLILFLASILCLITCKEKKPIPELEGFVVKSVIHPSNNPFNQEKVELGKTLYFDSRLSFNQDVSCASCHNASSPSEGFPRTKIHNPAPSLTNVALYKDVFKDPEAKELEDLVKEKVHSKLMFQNETKLVQRISSIQGYKELFEKAYGDPEISGERIVLALSTFQRTIVSKNSNFDKFVMGEENALTPAQIRGWNVFQNKAKCIQCHQGPNFSDSKLHTTGLAGIKDKVRTPTLRDVTKKKTFMHNGIFGSIEDTVNHFAEGGHSKAVHDPMLKPAELSDQDKKDLIEFLKALEGEPIQWEIPSIPKA from the coding sequence ATGAAGCGTATTTTTTTCCTGATCCTTTTTTTGGCTTCGATCTTATGTTTGATAACGTGTAAGGAAAAAAAGCCCATCCCTGAACTGGAAGGATTTGTAGTTAAAAGTGTAATCCATCCGAGTAATAATCCGTTCAACCAGGAAAAGGTAGAGTTAGGTAAGACATTATATTTCGATTCTAGACTTTCTTTCAACCAAGACGTAAGTTGCGCAAGTTGTCATAATGCCTCTTCTCCTTCCGAAGGTTTTCCTCGGACCAAGATCCATAATCCTGCTCCATCTCTTACCAATGTGGCATTATATAAGGACGTATTCAAAGATCCTGAAGCAAAAGAATTAGAAGATCTGGTAAAAGAAAAAGTCCATTCTAAACTCATGTTTCAGAACGAAACGAAGCTTGTACAAAGAATTTCTTCTATCCAAGGTTATAAGGAACTCTTCGAAAAAGCTTATGGAGATCCGGAGATTTCCGGAGAGAGGATTGTCCTAGCGCTCTCTACTTTTCAAAGAACGATCGTAAGTAAAAATTCCAACTTCGATAAATTTGTGATGGGGGAGGAGAACGCTTTGACCCCGGCTCAGATCAGAGGTTGGAACGTTTTCCAGAACAAGGCAAAATGTATTCAGTGTCACCAAGGACCAAATTTCTCCGATTCCAAATTGCATACAACCGGTCTTGCGGGGATCAAAGATAAGGTTAGAACTCCTACATTAAGGGACGTCACTAAAAAGAAAACTTTCATGCATAATGGGATCTTCGGATCGATCGAAGATACCGTGAACCATTTTGCGGAAGGTGGGCATTCCAAGGCGGTCCACGATCCTATGCTAAAACCTGCGGAACTTTCGGATCAGGACAAAAAGGATTTGATCGAATTCTTAAAAGCGTTAGAAGGAGAGCCCATCCAGTGGGAAATCCCCTCTATTCCAAAAGCTTAA
- a CDS encoding TolC family protein, with protein MLRPANIPWLRKFYLRLLLVCTFALPVSQFAQELDPSFQNKPRVLKLTLKEAVNYVLANNITVRNAGMEFVKADTAELKNLSQYAWTLVGGFSKTKTTLPLNNNNVLSGTKISNDRVNVGIQKNFETQTYFSLELSHTRFDADAFETQAAASRLGAVGSYLAAPPQYTDALTITLGQELLKYSFGQIEKEKQKVLKQNAVIRRDELVNILAQLVVKTLVDYWSLSVFDSQVETFDRLEKNTKNIRDLTIRKRNLGLSEGFEVNQWNSALTQTENSLERAKLARAEAERNLIRILNVDPSSKISGITDLQEKVPNDINPTKDYQYALDHRIDLKNLIRQRQIAELELKIKNAEDMPSLKITGSYSTRGQTYLNPQTNYVNPETGMMSFRYPEKTLNFALSYPLFDTGIQTDIRDAKLKLDILAKQETELRTLIKEELDNRYYAIVAGQELLETANTRREEAEKFYRGVQARFNQGRFTAVLVKSALDGLIQAELQVAQARINFNVDIIRYELARNSVFEKFGVNVDEIVDTIIKNEVAKAQQATPSND; from the coding sequence ATGCTTAGGCCTGCAAATATTCCTTGGTTAAGGAAATTTTATCTGCGACTCTTGCTTGTTTGCACTTTTGCTCTTCCGGTTTCCCAATTCGCCCAAGAGTTAGACCCTTCCTTTCAAAATAAGCCCAGAGTTCTTAAGCTCACTTTGAAAGAAGCGGTCAATTATGTCTTAGCGAATAATATCACGGTAAGAAATGCCGGGATGGAATTCGTAAAAGCGGATACTGCCGAGTTAAAAAATCTATCTCAATATGCATGGACGCTGGTCGGCGGTTTTTCGAAAACAAAAACTACTCTTCCTCTGAATAATAATAACGTTCTCTCCGGAACAAAGATCTCGAACGATAGGGTAAACGTCGGGATCCAAAAGAATTTCGAAACCCAGACTTATTTTAGTTTGGAACTCAGTCATACTAGATTCGATGCGGATGCATTCGAAACTCAGGCAGCCGCTTCCAGATTAGGCGCAGTCGGTTCTTATTTAGCGGCCCCTCCCCAATACACCGATGCCCTGACGATCACTCTTGGTCAGGAACTTTTAAAGTATTCTTTCGGCCAAATTGAGAAAGAAAAACAAAAAGTATTAAAACAAAACGCAGTCATTCGTCGAGACGAACTAGTCAATATTCTTGCCCAGCTTGTGGTTAAAACTCTCGTGGATTATTGGAGTTTGAGCGTATTCGATTCTCAAGTTGAAACATTCGACAGGTTGGAAAAAAATACCAAAAATATCCGGGATCTAACGATCAGAAAACGTAACCTTGGTCTTTCCGAAGGGTTCGAGGTGAATCAATGGAATAGTGCCCTTACTCAAACCGAGAACAGTTTGGAAAGAGCAAAACTTGCCAGAGCGGAAGCGGAAAGAAATTTGATCCGTATTTTGAATGTGGACCCAAGTTCTAAAATTTCCGGGATCACCGATCTTCAAGAAAAAGTCCCGAACGATATCAATCCAACTAAGGATTATCAATACGCATTGGATCATAGGATAGACCTGAAAAATTTGATCCGTCAGAGGCAGATCGCAGAACTGGAACTGAAGATCAAGAACGCGGAAGATATGCCTTCCTTAAAGATTACCGGAAGTTATTCCACAAGAGGACAAACATACTTAAATCCTCAGACCAATTATGTGAATCCGGAAACAGGCATGATGTCCTTCCGTTATCCGGAAAAAACTTTAAACTTCGCTCTGTCATATCCTTTATTCGATACTGGGATCCAGACGGATATCAGAGACGCTAAACTTAAATTAGATATCTTGGCAAAACAAGAGACCGAACTTCGGACTCTGATCAAAGAAGAGTTGGATAATAGATATTATGCGATCGTTGCCGGGCAGGAACTTCTGGAAACCGCAAACACTCGTAGAGAAGAGGCGGAGAAGTTTTATAGAGGAGTCCAAGCACGCTTCAATCAGGGAAGATTTACGGCAGTATTGGTAAAATCCGCTTTGGACGGTTTGATCCAAGCCGAGCTACAAGTAGCCCAAGCAAGGATCAACTTTAATGTGGATATCATTCGGTACGAACTGGCAAGGAACTCTGTTTTCGAAAAGTTCGGAGTAAATGTGGATGAAATCGTAGACACGATCATCAAAAACGAAGTAGCGAAAGCCCAACAAGCTACTCCTTCTAATGATTAA
- a CDS encoding thioredoxin domain-containing protein translates to MKTPDKKLNRLASEKSPYLLQHSANPVDWFPWSEEAFAKAKSENKLIFLSIGYATCHWCHVMEKESFENETTAEVLNRDYVSIKVDREERPDVDRIYMDALHAMGQQGGWPLNMFLTPEGKPITGGTYFPPVPKYGRKSFTEVLGILNGLWKEKKEELLEASEDLTKHLKESEETRAFADTSEISSPGPEIFENGFLLYDRFYDPDYAGFKSNSVNKFPPSMGLGFLLRYHKSTGEPKALEMAEETLTAMKKGGIYDQIGGGLCRYSTDHHWLVPHFEKMLYDNSLFLEALVECYQAVGEKKYKDYAYDVIEYLHRDMRLPGGGIASAEDADSEGEEGLFYLWTKEEVREVCGQDAFLLDEFWNITEKGNFEEKNILHETFRMNFSRLHGLEPSELEEIVSKNRKKLLERRSHRIRPLRDDKILFSWNCLYIKALTKAAMAFGDGDLLREAEETYKFLEKNLIREDGRLLRRFREGEARFLAYSSDYAEFVLASLYLFQAGKGFRYLENAIRYTEEAIRLFRSPSGAFFDSGIDGETLLRRTVDGYDGVEPSANSSFATAFVILSKLGVDSEKYLQYADSIFSYFKSELETYPMNYPYMLSALWLRKSPGRELAVVYSSQEELLPIWKGVGSLFLPETVLIWANDKEAEENGEKFLLLKNRNSGGGVKAYVCVGSYCELPVSDWTSLRAKLIED, encoded by the coding sequence ATGAAAACTCCAGATAAAAAATTGAACCGACTCGCGTCTGAAAAAAGTCCTTATTTACTCCAACATTCCGCCAACCCAGTGGATTGGTTTCCATGGTCTGAAGAGGCCTTTGCAAAGGCGAAATCCGAGAATAAACTGATCTTCTTATCCATCGGTTACGCTACCTGTCATTGGTGTCATGTAATGGAAAAGGAATCGTTTGAGAACGAAACGACTGCGGAAGTTTTAAATAGAGATTACGTTTCCATTAAGGTGGATCGGGAAGAAAGACCGGACGTGGATCGGATCTATATGGACGCGTTACATGCCATGGGACAGCAGGGTGGCTGGCCTTTAAATATGTTTTTAACTCCCGAAGGAAAGCCGATTACTGGCGGGACGTATTTTCCTCCTGTCCCTAAGTATGGAAGAAAAAGTTTTACGGAAGTTTTGGGAATTTTAAACGGTTTATGGAAGGAGAAAAAAGAAGAATTACTCGAGGCATCCGAAGATCTGACCAAACACTTAAAAGAATCGGAAGAAACTCGAGCATTTGCAGATACTTCCGAGATTTCTTCTCCGGGCCCGGAAATTTTCGAGAATGGCTTTTTATTATATGATCGATTTTACGATCCGGATTACGCGGGTTTTAAATCCAATTCTGTAAATAAATTTCCACCCAGCATGGGGCTCGGTTTTTTATTACGTTATCATAAATCTACAGGTGAACCCAAAGCTCTCGAAATGGCGGAAGAGACACTGACCGCAATGAAGAAAGGTGGGATATACGACCAGATCGGTGGGGGACTTTGCAGGTATTCCACCGACCATCATTGGTTGGTACCACATTTCGAGAAGATGTTGTACGATAATTCTCTCTTTTTGGAAGCTTTAGTAGAATGTTACCAAGCGGTAGGAGAAAAAAAATACAAGGATTATGCATACGATGTGATCGAATATCTTCATCGCGATATGAGATTGCCTGGAGGTGGAATTGCGAGCGCAGAAGATGCTGATTCGGAAGGAGAAGAGGGCTTATTCTATCTTTGGACAAAAGAAGAAGTAAGAGAAGTCTGCGGACAAGACGCTTTTCTCTTGGATGAATTTTGGAATATCACCGAAAAAGGAAATTTTGAAGAGAAAAATATCCTACATGAAACATTCAGAATGAACTTCTCCAGACTGCACGGTTTGGAACCTTCCGAATTGGAAGAGATTGTTTCCAAAAACAGAAAAAAACTATTAGAAAGACGCTCCCATAGGATCAGACCGCTTAGGGACGATAAAATTTTATTTTCTTGGAACTGTTTGTATATCAAAGCCCTAACAAAAGCTGCAATGGCATTTGGGGACGGGGATCTATTAAGAGAAGCGGAAGAAACTTATAAATTCCTGGAAAAAAATCTGATCCGAGAGGATGGAAGACTGCTCAGAAGGTTTAGAGAGGGAGAGGCAAGATTTTTAGCATATAGCTCTGATTATGCGGAATTTGTTTTAGCTTCTTTGTATCTGTTCCAAGCAGGAAAAGGATTCAGGTATCTGGAAAATGCGATACGATACACCGAAGAAGCGATCCGACTTTTTAGGAGTCCTTCCGGCGCGTTTTTCGATTCAGGTATAGACGGAGAGACATTGCTCAGAAGAACTGTGGATGGATACGATGGAGTGGAACCTTCTGCCAATAGTTCCTTTGCGACCGCATTCGTGATACTTTCAAAGTTAGGAGTGGACTCTGAAAAATATCTGCAATATGCGGATTCTATCTTCTCTTATTTCAAATCCGAATTGGAAACATACCCGATGAATTATCCATATATGCTTTCCGCATTATGGCTCCGAAAATCTCCCGGAAGAGAACTTGCGGTAGTTTATTCAAGTCAGGAAGAATTATTGCCGATCTGGAAAGGTGTCGGCTCCTTATTCTTACCGGAAACCGTGCTTATATGGGCAAACGATAAAGAAGCGGAAGAAAATGGAGAAAAATTCCTGCTTCTAAAAAACAGGAATTCAGGCGGGGGAGTGAAGGCGTACGTCTGTGTAGGATCCTATTGCGAACTTCCCGTATCGGACTGGACTAGTTTACGAGCAAAATTGATAGAGGATTAA
- the rsfS gene encoding ribosome silencing factor, protein MSPSPKNTPENTMEILKTIHKIMQDKKCEEIAVLNLESVHSYLSFFLICTVNSAVQANAVAREIKKALKSFKLPHKETDKTGTSASSGWTLLDYGEFIVHIMTPEKREYYNLDRLWRDAERIELS, encoded by the coding sequence ATGAGTCCTTCCCCCAAAAATACCCCGGAAAACACGATGGAAATCCTAAAAACGATCCATAAGATCATGCAGGATAAAAAATGCGAAGAGATCGCGGTCTTAAACTTAGAATCAGTGCATTCATACTTGAGTTTCTTTTTGATCTGCACCGTAAACTCCGCAGTTCAAGCGAACGCAGTCGCAAGAGAGATCAAAAAAGCATTAAAAAGTTTTAAATTACCTCATAAGGAAACGGATAAAACAGGAACATCCGCTTCCTCCGGTTGGACTTTATTGGACTATGGTGAATTCATAGTCCATATCATGACCCCGGAAAAAAGAGAGTATTATAATCTGGACAGGCTTTGGAGAGATGCGGAGAGAATAGAGCTCTCTTAA
- a CDS encoding LCP family protein, with translation MSPNKPIRPFNLLPLWIAAGFLFLALLFFLFRNFRRTGLDEKISSGKPIHILFHAVGNDDVYEFGFLATIFPSQERVGLFFFHPITTFEDPEDTLEQIKSKATSAVKEAIQDILGSKPNYTVKINASSFIKIVDILGGVNLYTDNRTNRVSPSYVREPGLYAYSGEDVYDYVSYMDKKETLDYLDRISRQESAVLSVYETLYENKELLNSFWSEMVFNLIDSDFSKEDFYTLLKFATSHRLAFGITELPGEPALDPKTRRLFLTADPARASVAVRKFHKDVSAEIFTDGEYARTEVLNGTDVPGLAKDVRATLADKRIKVLSVDNAWTKDVKKTIILDRSGNTAVADKISSILEKTKVYHVLRKDLGLDSTVLLGSDIEPKK, from the coding sequence TTGAGTCCTAACAAACCGATTCGACCTTTTAATCTTCTTCCACTATGGATTGCCGCAGGTTTTCTGTTTTTGGCACTGTTATTTTTTCTATTTCGCAATTTCAGAAGGACCGGTCTGGACGAAAAGATCAGTTCCGGTAAACCGATCCATATTCTTTTCCATGCAGTAGGAAACGACGACGTGTATGAGTTCGGATTTTTAGCCACCATCTTCCCTTCCCAAGAAAGGGTCGGCTTATTCTTCTTTCATCCGATCACCACATTCGAAGATCCGGAAGATACTTTAGAACAAATTAAATCCAAGGCAACCTCGGCGGTAAAAGAGGCAATCCAGGACATCTTAGGTTCCAAACCGAATTATACCGTTAAGATCAACGCTTCTTCCTTTATCAAGATCGTAGATATTTTAGGCGGAGTGAATTTATACACCGATAACCGAACTAATAGGGTTTCTCCTTCTTATGTTAGGGAACCCGGTTTGTATGCTTATTCGGGCGAAGATGTGTATGATTACGTTTCTTATATGGATAAGAAGGAAACATTGGATTATCTAGATCGGATCAGCAGACAAGAGAGTGCGGTCCTATCCGTTTACGAAACTTTATATGAAAACAAAGAACTTCTTAATTCATTTTGGTCGGAAATGGTCTTCAATCTGATCGATTCGGATTTTTCCAAAGAGGATTTTTATACTCTTCTAAAATTCGCCACCTCTCATAGACTCGCATTCGGGATCACGGAACTTCCGGGAGAACCCGCTCTGGATCCCAAAACAAGACGTTTATTCCTAACTGCGGATCCGGCCAGGGCTTCTGTCGCTGTCCGAAAATTCCATAAAGATGTTTCCGCTGAAATTTTCACGGATGGGGAATATGCCAGAACGGAAGTTTTGAACGGGACCGATGTGCCCGGTCTTGCAAAGGATGTGAGAGCGACCTTGGCGGATAAAAGGATCAAAGTACTCTCCGTAGACAATGCCTGGACCAAAGACGTAAAAAAAACGATCATCTTAGATCGTTCCGGGAATACCGCTGTCGCGGATAAAATCTCCTCCATATTAGAAAAAACAAAAGTATACCATGTATTAAGAAAGGACCTTGGGCTGGATTCCACCGTGCTCTTAGGATCCGATATCGAGCCTAAAAAATAA
- the yqeK gene encoding bis(5'-nucleosyl)-tetraphosphatase (symmetrical) YqeK, with product MILNTTTEQIQYFTDIVPKEITKTRWEHSLRVAEIAEELASIHSPNETNEAYLAGVVHDITKQKTKEFHLDLFTKLGDLEAPKLPEAAWHSRSAAYYLETEYGLKTRSVLDAVKHHTLGGEDLNLLDCILYAADFLGSEFAERQKDYSDWRNKAKENLYLAVLNKTVHTMQNLLNNKGAIHNRTIAMYHFALGKLSN from the coding sequence ATGATCCTGAATACTACTACAGAACAAATACAATATTTTACTGATATTGTTCCAAAAGAAATTACTAAAACCCGCTGGGAGCATAGTCTAAGAGTGGCTGAGATCGCGGAGGAACTTGCAAGTATTCATTCTCCGAACGAGACGAACGAAGCTTATTTAGCCGGTGTAGTACACGATATCACCAAACAAAAAACTAAAGAGTTCCATTTAGATCTATTTACAAAACTAGGGGATCTAGAAGCCCCTAAACTTCCGGAGGCGGCCTGGCATTCGAGATCCGCAGCCTATTATCTGGAAACGGAATACGGCTTAAAAACAAGATCGGTTTTAGATGCAGTGAAACACCATACTTTAGGTGGAGAGGACTTAAACCTCTTGGATTGTATCTTGTATGCGGCCGATTTTTTAGGTTCCGAGTTTGCGGAAAGACAAAAGGATTATTCGGATTGGAGAAACAAAGCCAAGGAAAATCTATACCTCGCCGTATTAAATAAGACCGTCCATACTATGCAGAACCTGTTGAATAATAAAGGAGCGATCCATAATAGGACGATCGCTATGTATCATTTCGCCTTGGGAAAATTATCCAATTGA